One window from the genome of Haladaptatus paucihalophilus DX253 encodes:
- a CDS encoding group I intron-associated PD-(D/E)XK endonuclease, translating into MSEERGNTKDRGDKTEAKIIHEMISYGYSVSIPFGDNDKYDLIIDDMGDLYRVQCKTAWQNKKKTMRFNTHTQTTKGGNYHENTYDGEIDAFVVRYPGNKKTYWIAIDEATEQKMELRFEGKIDHPSINWAEEYEFDGEIPPKSGS; encoded by the coding sequence ATGTCAGAAGAGAGAGGTAACACGAAAGATAGAGGTGATAAAACAGAGGCGAAGATAATCCACGAGATGATATCCTATGGATATAGCGTTTCAATTCCGTTCGGTGACAACGACAAATACGATTTGATAATAGACGATATGGGAGATTTATATCGAGTTCAATGTAAAACCGCATGGCAGAACAAAAAGAAAACGATGCGGTTCAACACTCACACCCAAACGACAAAGGGTGGGAACTATCACGAGAACACGTATGATGGAGAGATAGATGCGTTTGTTGTTCGGTACCCTGGAAACAAGAAAACCTATTGGATAGCGATCGACGAGGCAACCGAGCAAAAGATGGAACTTCGCTTCGAAGGGAAAATAGACCATCCGTCGATCAACTGGGCAGAAGAGTACGAGTTCGACGGAGAAATCCCTCCGAAAAGTGGATCGTAA
- a CDS encoding DNA-directed RNA polymerase subunit H — translation MVDVSQHKMVPEHSIVDSDEIDEVLAEYDIKSTDLPKIKRTDPALPDDAEPGDVIKIVRNSRTTENAVVYRLVVE, via the coding sequence ATGGTAGACGTAAGCCAACACAAAATGGTTCCGGAGCACTCAATCGTCGATTCGGACGAAATCGACGAGGTGCTCGCGGAATACGACATCAAGAGTACAGACCTGCCGAAAATCAAGCGGACCGACCCCGCGCTGCCGGACGACGCAGAGCCGGGTGACGTCATCAAAATCGTCCGCAACTCCCGAACGACGGAGAACGCCGTCGTGTATCGACTCGTGGTGGAATAA
- a CDS encoding DNA-directed RNA polymerase subunit B'', translating into MQQEDRRTLSREYFSKERLAEHHYRSFNAFLNRGMQEVVTEKGIIDTDIGDKEGEEPVFVELGDIRVVTPRVREADGSEELLYPQEARLRNITYAAPVFMEMTIVKGEGDDKRVVDSTETKVGRMPIMVGSEKCNIANFDKEDLVEIGEDPADPGGYFIVNGSERVLMTSEDLAPNKILAEYDTKYGDEIQVAKTFSQRRGYRALVLVERSRDGLLEVSFPSVSGRVNFVTLVRALGLESDEEIVHRVSDDPEIVKFMLENLEAAEVQTQEEAIETLGKRVASGQGKNYQLKRANYVIDRYLLPHLHEDGVEEEEVRINKAYYLARMAEACFELALGRRDSDDKDHYANKRLKVSGDLMKDLFRTALNKLARDVKYQLERANMRNRQLSVNTVVRSDVLTERLEHPIATGNWVGGRSGVSQLVDRTDFMGVLSHLRRLRSPLSRSQPHFEARDLHATQWGRICPSETPEGPNCGLVKNFAQAMELSQNIEDEQELKQELSSMGVEGIPGIESIEGSAD; encoded by the coding sequence ATGCAACAGGAAGATCGACGCACACTATCGAGGGAGTATTTCTCGAAAGAACGACTCGCGGAGCATCACTATCGCTCGTTTAACGCCTTCCTGAATCGCGGCATGCAGGAAGTCGTAACCGAGAAGGGAATAATCGACACGGACATCGGTGACAAGGAGGGCGAAGAACCGGTGTTCGTCGAACTCGGCGACATTCGCGTGGTCACCCCGCGCGTACGTGAGGCGGACGGAAGCGAAGAGCTCCTGTATCCACAGGAAGCGCGCCTCCGCAACATCACGTACGCCGCACCGGTTTTCATGGAGATGACCATCGTCAAAGGAGAGGGCGACGACAAGCGCGTCGTCGACTCCACCGAGACGAAAGTCGGTCGGATGCCGATCATGGTCGGCTCTGAGAAGTGTAACATCGCCAACTTCGACAAGGAGGACCTGGTGGAGATCGGTGAGGACCCCGCCGACCCCGGCGGCTACTTCATCGTCAACGGCTCGGAGCGCGTGCTGATGACCTCCGAGGACCTCGCCCCGAACAAGATTCTCGCCGAGTACGACACGAAGTACGGCGACGAGATTCAGGTCGCAAAGACGTTCAGCCAACGCCGCGGCTACCGCGCGCTGGTTCTCGTCGAGCGCTCGCGCGACGGCCTGCTCGAAGTGTCGTTCCCGTCGGTGTCCGGACGCGTGAACTTCGTCACGCTCGTTCGCGCGCTGGGACTCGAATCCGACGAGGAGATCGTCCACCGCGTCTCCGACGACCCGGAGATCGTGAAGTTCATGCTCGAAAACCTGGAGGCCGCCGAAGTCCAGACCCAAGAGGAGGCCATCGAAACCCTCGGGAAGCGGGTCGCCTCCGGACAGGGCAAGAACTACCAGCTGAAGCGTGCGAACTACGTCATCGACCGCTATCTCCTGCCGCACCTCCACGAGGACGGTGTCGAGGAAGAGGAAGTGCGCATCAACAAGGCGTACTACCTCGCGCGGATGGCCGAGGCGTGTTTCGAACTCGCGCTGGGACGCCGCGACTCCGACGACAAGGACCACTACGCCAACAAGCGGCTGAAGGTCTCCGGCGACCTCATGAAGGACCTGTTCCGCACGGCGTTGAACAAACTGGCGCGCGACGTGAAGTACCAGCTCGAACGCGCGAACATGCGCAACCGGCAGTTGTCCGTGAACACGGTGGTTCGATCCGACGTTCTCACCGAACGTCTCGAACACCCGATTGCGACCGGGAACTGGGTTGGTGGCCGTTCCGGCGTCTCGCAGTTGGTCGACCGGACGGACTTCATGGGTGTGCTGTCACACCTTCGCCGTCTCCGCAGTCCGCTGTCGCGGAGCCAGCCTCACTTCGAGGCCCGTGACCTGCACGCGACCCAGTGGGGTCGTATCTGCCCGTCCGAGACGCCTGAGGGACCGAACTGTGGTCTGGTGAAGAACTTCGCGCAGGCGATGGAGCTGAGCCAGAACATCGAGGACGAACAGGAACTCAAACAGGAACTGTCGTCGATGGGAGTCGAGGGGATTCCCGGAATCGAGAGCATCGAAGGGAGCGCAGACTGA